From Pseudoxanthomonas sp. YR558, the proteins below share one genomic window:
- the rlmKL gene encoding bifunctional 23S rRNA (guanine(2069)-N(7))-methyltransferase RlmK/23S rRNA (guanine(2445)-N(2))-methyltransferase RlmL — MKFFVSCAKGLEYLLADELLALGVPKATATIAGVNADGEPVDAQRAVLWSRLASRVLWPIDEFECLNEQALYDGVMAMAWETHTRPELTLAVDAHVSGEAITHARYAAQRVKDAVVDRLRQQGLERPSVDVEQPDLRINLSLRKNRATISIDLGGGPMHRRGWRQAQNEAPLKENLAAAVLMRGGWPALYHDGGALLDPMCGSGTLLIEGALMAADVAPGLQRHGPALPTRWLGFNVDTWRTLFADAVQRETEGRKALKPVFFGSDVDLGAIRAARDNAVLAGLAGQLQFEMRDVAQLPKREEPRGLVVCNPPYDERLAADADLYRALGDALQHAVPQWRASLLCGNADLGYATGLRAAKKYQLFNGAIECALIVCDPVATPAREPREAKPLSDGAQMVANRLRKNLKKFKAWRTREGVTCYRAYDADLPEYAAAIDVYVEEGGQARTFLHVQEYAAPATIPEHDVRRRFSELLAATREVFGVPQEQIAVKARERGKGGSKYGRMQQRDEFIVVRESGALLRANLFDYLDTGLFLDHRPLRRRMAQEARGKRFLNLFCYTGVASVQAAVAGASSTTSVDLSATYLQWCADNLAENGLGGAKHRLVQADAVRWLEAEQAEYDLVFCDPPTFSNSARADDFDVQKEHVRLLRAAVARLAPGGVLYFSNNFRRFKLDENAVAEFARCEDISASTIPPDFERNARIHRAWRLTRA; from the coding sequence TTGAAGTTCTTCGTCTCCTGCGCCAAGGGCCTGGAATATCTGCTCGCCGACGAGCTGCTCGCGCTCGGCGTGCCCAAGGCCACCGCCACCATCGCCGGTGTGAATGCCGACGGCGAGCCCGTGGACGCGCAGCGTGCCGTGCTGTGGTCGAGGCTGGCCAGTCGCGTGCTGTGGCCGATCGATGAGTTCGAGTGCCTGAACGAACAGGCGCTGTACGACGGCGTGATGGCGATGGCGTGGGAAACGCACACGCGGCCGGAACTGACCCTGGCGGTGGATGCGCACGTGTCCGGCGAGGCGATCACCCACGCGCGCTATGCCGCGCAGCGCGTGAAGGATGCCGTGGTCGACCGCCTGCGCCAGCAGGGCCTGGAGCGACCGTCGGTGGATGTCGAACAGCCGGACCTACGCATCAACCTGTCGCTGCGCAAGAATCGCGCGACGATATCGATCGATCTGGGTGGCGGCCCGATGCATCGCCGCGGCTGGCGCCAGGCGCAGAACGAGGCGCCGTTGAAGGAGAACCTCGCAGCGGCCGTGCTGATGCGCGGTGGCTGGCCGGCGCTGTACCACGACGGCGGCGCGTTGCTCGACCCGATGTGCGGCAGCGGCACGCTGCTGATCGAAGGCGCGCTGATGGCGGCCGATGTCGCGCCGGGCCTGCAGCGCCACGGTCCGGCGCTGCCTACGCGCTGGCTCGGCTTCAATGTGGATACGTGGCGCACGCTGTTCGCCGACGCCGTGCAGCGCGAAACGGAAGGCCGCAAGGCGCTGAAGCCGGTGTTCTTCGGCAGCGACGTCGACCTGGGCGCGATCCGCGCCGCGCGTGACAACGCGGTGCTCGCCGGCCTCGCGGGCCAGTTGCAGTTTGAGATGCGCGATGTCGCCCAGTTGCCTAAGCGCGAAGAACCGCGCGGGCTTGTCGTCTGCAATCCGCCCTACGACGAACGACTCGCCGCCGATGCCGACCTATACCGCGCGCTCGGCGATGCGCTGCAGCACGCCGTGCCGCAATGGCGCGCCAGCCTGCTATGCGGCAACGCCGATCTCGGTTATGCCACCGGTTTGCGCGCGGCCAAGAAGTACCAGCTGTTCAACGGCGCCATCGAGTGCGCGCTGATCGTCTGCGATCCGGTCGCCACGCCCGCCCGCGAACCGCGCGAGGCCAAGCCGCTGTCGGACGGTGCGCAGATGGTCGCCAACCGGCTGCGCAAGAACCTCAAGAAGTTCAAGGCCTGGCGCACGCGCGAGGGCGTCACCTGCTACCGCGCCTACGATGCGGACCTGCCCGAGTACGCGGCGGCCATCGACGTCTATGTGGAAGAGGGCGGACAGGCCCGCACGTTCCTGCACGTGCAGGAATACGCCGCGCCGGCCACCATTCCCGAGCACGACGTGCGTCGCCGTTTCAGCGAGCTGCTGGCCGCCACCCGCGAGGTCTTCGGTGTGCCGCAAGAGCAGATCGCGGTGAAGGCGCGCGAGCGCGGCAAGGGCGGGTCGAAATACGGACGCATGCAGCAGCGCGACGAGTTCATCGTCGTGCGCGAGTCGGGTGCGCTGCTGCGGGCCAACCTGTTCGACTACCTCGACACCGGCCTCTTCCTCGATCATCGGCCGCTGCGGCGACGGATGGCGCAAGAGGCGCGCGGCAAGCGGTTTCTGAATCTGTTCTGCTACACCGGCGTGGCCAGCGTACAGGCCGCCGTCGCGGGTGCGTCGAGCACCACCAGCGTGGACCTGTCGGCGACCTACCTGCAGTGGTGTGCGGACAACCTCGCCGAGAACGGCCTGGGCGGCGCGAAGCATCGCCTCGTGCAGGCCGACGCCGTGCGCTGGCTGGAGGCCGAGCAGGCCGAGTACGACCTGGTCTTCTGCGATCCGCCGACGTTCTCCAACTCCGCGCGCGCTGACGACTTCGACGTGCAGAAGGAGCACGTGCGGCTGTTGCGCGCCGCGGTTGCGCGGCTGGCGCCGGGCGGGGTGCTGTACTTCAGCAACAACTTCCGTCGGTTCAAGCTGGACGAGAACGCGGTGGCGGAATTCGCGCGCTGTGAAGACATCAGCGCCAGTACGATTCCGCCGGATTTCGAACGCAACGCCCGCATCCACCGCGCGTGGCGGTTGACGCGGGCGTAA
- a CDS encoding YqiA/YcfP family alpha/beta fold hydrolase, whose product MMRGHCILSHGFESGPDATKVTALADVAERLGWTHERPDYTDLDARRDVSSLGDVVARLERLRSLAHAAASRGPVVLAGSSLGAYIAGRISLEVPVRGLFLMAPPISMGPLPLLDAAPVPVSVIHGWDDELIPAQAVTDWAHARRARLLLVNDGHRLSDHVAASADAFGQLLAAL is encoded by the coding sequence CTGATGCGCGGCCACTGCATCCTGTCGCACGGGTTCGAAAGCGGACCGGATGCCACCAAGGTCACCGCGCTCGCCGACGTGGCCGAACGCCTGGGGTGGACCCACGAACGCCCCGACTACACCGACCTCGACGCACGCCGCGATGTCAGTTCGCTCGGCGACGTGGTCGCACGGCTGGAGCGCCTGCGCTCCCTCGCGCACGCCGCCGCGTCGCGTGGGCCGGTGGTGCTGGCCGGTTCCAGCCTGGGTGCCTACATCGCCGGCCGCATCTCGCTGGAGGTGCCGGTGCGGGGCCTGTTCCTGATGGCGCCGCCGATCAGCATGGGGCCGCTGCCGCTGCTGGACGCCGCGCCGGTGCCGGTCTCGGTGATCCATGGCTGGGACGACGAACTGATCCCCGCGCAGGCCGTGACCGATTGGGCGCATGCGCGCCGCGCGCGCCTGCTGCTGGTCAACGACGGGCATCGCCTGTCCGACCATGTCGCCGCTTCGGCGGATGCATTCGGGCAATTGCTCGCCGCTCTCTGA
- a CDS encoding MOSC domain-containing protein — translation MPLNPESPLAKLMATLPRAGKVEWIGLRPARDEVMVSTDAVEAVTGAGLVGDRYKGGSGKRGITLIQAEHLPAIAALAQRPDLAPALLRRNVVVSGIPLIALKERRFRIGSAVFEGTEECDPCSRMEDALGPGGYNAMRGHGGLCARIVEGGTFRIGDPVEAL, via the coding sequence ATGCCGCTCAACCCCGAATCCCCGTTGGCCAAGCTCATGGCCACCCTGCCGCGTGCCGGCAAGGTGGAATGGATCGGCCTGCGACCGGCCCGCGATGAGGTCATGGTCTCCACCGACGCCGTCGAAGCCGTCACCGGCGCTGGCCTGGTCGGCGACCGCTACAAGGGCGGCAGCGGCAAGCGCGGGATCACCCTGATCCAGGCCGAGCACCTGCCCGCCATCGCCGCGCTGGCGCAGCGCCCCGACCTGGCGCCAGCGCTGTTGCGCCGTAACGTGGTCGTGTCCGGCATCCCGCTGATCGCGCTGAAGGAGCGCCGTTTCCGCATCGGCAGCGCGGTGTTCGAGGGCACGGAAGAATGCGACCCGTGCTCGCGGATGGAAGACGCGCTAGGCCCGGGCGGCTACAACGCGATGCGTGGCCATGGCGGCCTGTGCGCGCGGATCGTCGAAGGCGGCACGTTCCGCATCGGCGATCCGGTGGAAGCGCTCTGA
- a CDS encoding N-acetylmuramoyl-L-alanine amidase, with protein sequence MRTDLPFAPVIDLLPYEAKLDVRPLEQIDLVVIHCTELPDMALAREYGERILHASGTGNSGHYYIDRDGTVHVYVRPQHVAHHVRGYNPRSVGIELVNTGRYPDWLAVGHQSMEEPYTDAQIEALSALLAHLRRELPALRYIAGHEDLDTTCEPASDDPDVLVPRKMDPGPLFPWDAVLRMTPLERLLP encoded by the coding sequence ATGCGCACGGACCTGCCCTTCGCCCCCGTCATCGACCTGTTGCCCTACGAGGCCAAGCTGGACGTCCGGCCGCTGGAACAGATCGACCTGGTCGTCATCCACTGCACCGAGCTGCCGGACATGGCGTTGGCGCGCGAGTACGGCGAGCGCATCCTGCATGCCTCCGGCACCGGCAACAGCGGCCATTACTACATCGATCGCGACGGCACCGTGCATGTCTACGTGCGCCCGCAACACGTCGCCCACCACGTGCGTGGCTACAACCCGCGGTCGGTCGGGATCGAGCTGGTGAACACCGGTCGTTACCCCGATTGGCTCGCCGTGGGCCACCAGTCGATGGAAGAGCCTTACACCGATGCACAGATCGAGGCCCTGTCGGCGCTGCTGGCGCACCTGCGGCGCGAGCTGCCCGCACTGCGCTACATCGCCGGCCACGAGGACCTCGACACCACGTGCGAGCCTGCCAGCGACGATCCGGACGTCCTGGTGCCGCGGAAGATGGACCCGGGCCCGCTCTTTCCGTGGGACGCGGTGCTGCGCATGACCCCGCTGGAGCGGCTGCTGCCCTGA
- the tesB gene encoding acyl-CoA thioesterase II — translation MPAPEPVVSELIELLSLERLEDNLFRGQSRDIGTKYVFGGQVLGQALSAAQATVGGGEEERRAHSLHAYFLRAGNIEAPIVYEVDRTRDGGSFSVRRVTAIQHGRVIFFCAASFQAEEEGAEHQLSMPEVPQPEDIPPAPPVPAEVMATLPPKVQRWLSRRGPFEFRHVYPRDELNPPKRPPFQQVWFRLSEPVGDSPELHRALLAYASDFQLLGTATYPHGISYYQPNVQMASLDHALWFHRPFRADDWLLYSIDSPSASGSRGLARGQIFDRQGRLVASTAQEGLIRVVPDAEAASAVPAKD, via the coding sequence GTGCCCGCACCCGAACCCGTCGTCTCCGAGCTGATCGAACTGCTGTCGCTGGAGCGGCTGGAAGACAACCTGTTCCGCGGCCAGAGCCGCGATATCGGCACCAAGTACGTGTTCGGCGGCCAGGTGCTCGGCCAGGCGCTGTCGGCTGCGCAGGCCACGGTGGGCGGGGGTGAGGAAGAGCGCCGCGCGCATTCGCTGCACGCCTACTTCCTTCGCGCCGGCAACATCGAAGCGCCGATCGTCTACGAAGTAGACCGCACGCGCGACGGCGGCAGCTTCTCGGTGCGCCGCGTCACGGCGATCCAGCACGGCCGCGTGATCTTCTTCTGCGCGGCTTCGTTCCAGGCCGAGGAAGAAGGCGCCGAGCACCAGCTGTCGATGCCGGAAGTGCCGCAGCCGGAAGACATCCCGCCCGCGCCACCGGTGCCCGCGGAGGTCATGGCCACGCTGCCGCCGAAGGTGCAGCGCTGGCTGTCGCGACGCGGCCCGTTCGAATTCCGCCACGTCTATCCACGCGACGAGTTGAATCCGCCCAAGCGCCCGCCGTTCCAGCAGGTCTGGTTCCGGTTGAGCGAGCCGGTCGGCGATTCGCCCGAACTGCACCGCGCCCTGCTCGCCTATGCATCGGATTTCCAGTTGCTCGGCACGGCCACCTACCCGCACGGCATCAGCTACTACCAGCCGAACGTGCAGATGGCGTCGCTGGACCACGCGCTGTGGTTCCACCGCCCGTTCCGTGCCGACGACTGGCTGCTCTATTCGATCGACAGCCCCAGCGCGAGCGGCTCGCGCGGACTGGCGCGCGGGCAGATCTTCGATCGCCAGGGCCGTCTGGTCGCCAGCACCGCGCAGGAAGGCCTGATTCGCGTGGTGCCGGATGCCGAAGCGGCCTCGGCCGTCCCGGCGAAGGACTGA
- a CDS encoding DUF2007 domain-containing protein, which translates to MRQVFSSQRIETVEGVAKLLSDAGVPVFISNGRSYHSKRGGQFSYTEPVKAQLQPAVWVRHAEDQPRARELLREAGLMETTRPGYASTLTFRSDQEPVATPQRSWAWRIRLILLALIALAAVVMWMRRPVPPPAAPVPVPREQPATPAPANEAPEEDRIRIQPATGG; encoded by the coding sequence ATGCGGCAAGTCTTTTCCAGCCAGCGCATCGAGACCGTCGAAGGCGTGGCCAAGCTGCTGAGCGATGCGGGCGTTCCCGTCTTCATCAGCAATGGCCGTTCGTACCACAGCAAGCGCGGCGGGCAGTTCAGCTACACCGAGCCGGTAAAGGCGCAGCTGCAGCCCGCCGTCTGGGTACGCCATGCCGAAGACCAGCCGCGCGCGCGCGAACTGCTGCGCGAGGCCGGCCTGATGGAGACCACGCGCCCTGGCTACGCGTCTACGCTGACGTTCCGCAGCGACCAGGAGCCCGTGGCCACGCCGCAGCGCTCCTGGGCCTGGCGCATCCGCCTGATCCTGCTGGCGCTGATCGCCCTGGCCGCCGTCGTCATGTGGATGCGGCGCCCGGTGCCGCCGCCCGCAGCGCCCGTCCCGGTGCCACGGGAACAACCCGCGACGCCCGCCCCCGCGAACGAGGCGCCCGAGGAAGACCGCATCCGCATCCAGCCCGCCACCGGCGGCTGA
- a CDS encoding sigma-70 family RNA polymerase sigma factor, with protein MNTLALDLMLQAELPAATRGSQEAYGRIVHACQNTVTAIALAITRDVQASEDIAQEAFLKAWQQLDRLKNSASFLPWLRQITRNLARDWLRAQHGRPMSGEAAEIAIGMAADPGPTPSEHLLQTEEEIVATEIISSLPEDSRETLLLYYREGQSSQQVAELLGLSDAAVRKRLSRARSMVRDELMQRFGEFARSTAPGAAFTMIVLGGLVGAMPAASAATVIGTGVLGSGLGLGKLGTGGVTTGGITGGVAGGSLGVIFEQITQHPFALGGALGGVVGGLIGYAFTWWYLARFCQTAQERLLVRRFMVLNTVTGSAWLFCLMLATVLAPGWAAIATVTVVGMCAINYQYLVMLPRIMDPILAYPANAKRRRGYDYVIGRKAVVLSSLLAIGAILFVLVRTERLPL; from the coding sequence ATGAATACCCTCGCCCTGGACCTGATGCTGCAGGCCGAACTGCCCGCCGCCACGCGCGGCAGCCAGGAGGCCTACGGCCGCATCGTCCACGCCTGCCAGAACACCGTCACCGCGATCGCACTGGCGATCACCCGCGACGTGCAGGCCAGCGAGGACATCGCGCAGGAAGCTTTCCTGAAGGCCTGGCAGCAGCTCGACCGGTTGAAGAACAGCGCCAGCTTCCTGCCCTGGCTGCGCCAGATCACCCGCAACCTCGCCCGCGACTGGCTGCGCGCGCAGCATGGCCGGCCGATGTCCGGTGAGGCCGCGGAGATCGCGATCGGCATGGCCGCCGATCCCGGCCCGACGCCCTCCGAACACCTGCTGCAGACGGAAGAAGAAATCGTCGCCACCGAGATCATTTCGTCGCTACCCGAGGACAGTCGAGAAACCTTGTTGCTGTACTACCGCGAAGGCCAGAGCTCGCAGCAGGTCGCCGAGTTGCTGGGCCTGAGCGACGCGGCGGTGCGCAAGCGCCTGTCGCGCGCGCGCAGCATGGTCCGCGACGAGCTGATGCAGCGCTTCGGCGAGTTCGCCCGCTCCACGGCACCGGGCGCGGCCTTCACCATGATCGTGCTGGGCGGGCTGGTCGGCGCGATGCCGGCGGCGAGCGCGGCGACGGTGATCGGCACTGGCGTCCTGGGCAGCGGCCTCGGGCTGGGCAAGCTGGGAACCGGCGGCGTGACCACCGGCGGCATCACCGGCGGCGTGGCGGGCGGCTCGCTGGGCGTGATCTTCGAACAGATCACCCAGCATCCGTTCGCGCTCGGCGGGGCACTGGGCGGCGTGGTCGGCGGACTGATCGGTTACGCCTTCACCTGGTGGTACCTCGCGCGTTTCTGCCAGACCGCGCAGGAACGGCTGTTGGTGCGCCGGTTCATGGTGCTCAATACCGTCACCGGTTCGGCCTGGCTGTTCTGCCTGATGCTGGCGACGGTGCTCGCGCCCGGCTGGGCGGCGATCGCGACAGTGACCGTGGTCGGCATGTGCGCGATCAACTACCAGTACCTGGTCATGCTGCCGCGGATCATGGACCCGATCCTCGCCTATCCCGCCAACGCGAAACGTCGACGCGGCTACGACTACGTGATCGGCCGGAAAGCCGTCGTGCTGAGCAGCCTGCTGGCGATCGGCGCCATCCTGTTCGTACTGGTCAGGACGGAGCGCCTGCCCCTCTAG
- a CDS encoding RNA polymerase sigma factor: MDTLAIELSLRDALPAAARGDQAAYGRVVALCQNAVTGIALAITRDVQASEDIAQEAFLKGWRQLATLKNPDSFLPWLREITRNLARDHLRAQRRRPMTGETAEIALTLAADTAPTPAETLLQTEQEAAAREVIAALPEDSREVLLLYYREGQRSQQVASLLGITDAAVRKRLSRARHYVREELMARFGEFARTSAPSAAFASGVLGMLALAAPPSAGAVVLGTGGAVAGKGLLKLLGGALGATAFGTLVGIGAVWFGIRKYLRDPLDARERDQLLRYGTVNTLAILLFIVGISTLARVPGWMPHTALTLAYMAVIGWTSGRWLPQILQRRQARDLVLDPEGEGRRMQRQRTWRVWGCVLGFTLATAGLFAGLVMSGRLSF; this comes from the coding sequence ATGGACACCCTGGCGATCGAACTTTCCCTGCGGGACGCCCTGCCCGCCGCCGCGCGTGGCGACCAGGCCGCGTACGGCCGCGTCGTCGCGCTCTGCCAGAACGCGGTCACGGGCATCGCGCTGGCGATCACGCGCGACGTGCAGGCCAGCGAGGACATCGCTCAGGAGGCATTCCTGAAAGGCTGGCGGCAGCTGGCCACGTTGAAGAACCCCGACAGCTTCCTGCCGTGGCTGCGCGAGATCACCCGCAACCTGGCCCGCGACCACCTGCGCGCCCAACGTCGCCGCCCGATGACCGGCGAAACCGCCGAGATCGCGCTGACGCTCGCCGCCGATACCGCACCCACGCCGGCAGAAACACTGCTGCAGACCGAACAGGAAGCGGCGGCGCGCGAAGTGATCGCCGCCCTGCCCGAAGACAGCCGCGAAGTGCTGCTGCTGTACTACCGCGAAGGCCAGCGTTCGCAGCAGGTCGCGTCATTGTTAGGCATCACCGATGCTGCGGTACGCAAGCGCCTGTCGCGCGCACGCCACTACGTGCGCGAGGAACTAATGGCGCGCTTCGGCGAATTCGCCCGCACCTCGGCGCCATCGGCGGCGTTCGCCAGCGGGGTGCTCGGCATGCTCGCGCTCGCGGCACCGCCCTCGGCGGGCGCGGTGGTGCTCGGCACCGGCGGCGCGGTCGCGGGCAAGGGATTGCTCAAGCTGTTGGGCGGCGCGCTGGGTGCGACCGCGTTCGGCACGCTGGTGGGCATCGGTGCGGTCTGGTTCGGCATCCGCAAATACCTGCGCGATCCGCTGGATGCGCGCGAACGCGACCAGTTGCTGCGCTACGGCACCGTCAACACGCTTGCCATCCTGCTCTTCATCGTCGGCATCAGCACGCTGGCCCGCGTGCCAGGCTGGATGCCGCACACGGCCCTGACCTTGGCCTACATGGCCGTCATCGGCTGGACGTCGGGGCGCTGGCTGCCGCAGATCCTGCAGCGTCGCCAAGCGCGCGACCTGGTGCTCGATCCTGAGGGCGAGGGCCGCCGCATGCAGCGCCAGCGCACGTGGCGGGTCTGGGGCTGCGTCTTGGGATTCACGCTGGCGACCGCCGGCCTGTTCGCAGGCCTGGTGATGTCGGGCCGACTTTCTTTCTGA
- a CDS encoding arginyltransferase translates to MGENGHPIDDLRLFHTGEHPCGYWPDRVARDLVLDPRDPRLPQLYPDALSWGFRRSGDIVYRPHCRQCRACVAVRLPVADFAPDRSQRRCAARNARVETRIVAALRGEEHLALYRRYLAARHPLGGMDNHGATEFDQFLVGSWSRGRFVELREDGQLLAVAVTDVIPGALSAVYTFYEPELEARSLGTLAILRQIEWAQRDGYSHLYLGYWIDGHRKMDYKRRFQPLEHFDGRQWRRAE, encoded by the coding sequence ATGGGCGAGAACGGCCACCCCATCGACGACCTGCGGCTGTTCCACACCGGCGAACATCCGTGCGGCTACTGGCCCGACCGCGTGGCGCGCGACCTAGTGCTGGACCCGCGCGACCCGCGCCTTCCACAGCTGTATCCGGATGCGTTGTCGTGGGGCTTCCGTCGTTCCGGCGACATCGTCTACCGCCCGCATTGCCGCCAGTGCCGCGCCTGCGTCGCGGTGCGCCTCCCGGTGGCAGACTTCGCGCCCGACCGCAGCCAGCGCCGCTGCGCCGCCCGCAACGCGCGCGTCGAGACGCGCATCGTCGCCGCCCTGCGCGGCGAGGAGCACCTGGCACTCTACCGGCGTTATCTGGCGGCCCGGCATCCGCTCGGCGGCATGGACAACCATGGCGCGACGGAGTTCGACCAGTTCCTCGTCGGCAGCTGGTCGCGCGGGCGCTTCGTCGAACTGCGCGAGGACGGCCAGTTGCTCGCGGTGGCGGTCACCGACGTGATCCCCGGCGCGCTCTCGGCCGTCTACACCTTCTACGAGCCGGAACTGGAAGCGCGCAGCCTCGGAACGCTCGCCATCCTCAGGCAGATCGAGTGGGCGCAGCGCGATGGCTATTCGCATCTCTATCTCGGCTACTGGATCGACGGCCATCGGAAGATGGACTACAAGCGCCGTTTCCAACCGCTGGAGCACTTCGACGGTCGCCAGTGGCGCCGCGCCGAGTGA
- a CDS encoding endonuclease/exonuclease/phosphatase family protein has translation MILALAACSAAPHHDGATPETASLRVATYNTSLYSDDAGGVIRQLEGDSAHARKIASVLQKVRPDLVLLNEFDFDEAHRAADLFQQRYLEVAQPAGGEPLRYPYRYLAPVNTGVPSGLDLDGNGTIGGTGRDRGNDAWGYGLHPGQYGMLVLSKYPIDEAQVRTFQLLRWSTLPGATNPVDPAKGHGFYPDATWAQLRLSSKSHWDVPVRMPQGTVHFLVSHPTPPVFDGPEDRNGHRNADELRLWREYLSAGDKPWLCDDQGRCGGLAADARFVIAGDLNNDPVDGDGHHDAILELLEHPRVMRMATPRSEGGEETALAYAAKGLQRRGAPAHVTGDFGPRAGAMRLDYVLPSTGFALVGSGVYWPKKADPDAAIADGSDHHLVWVDLTP, from the coding sequence ATGATCCTCGCCCTGGCCGCCTGCAGCGCCGCGCCGCACCACGACGGCGCCACGCCGGAAACCGCTTCGTTGCGCGTGGCCACCTACAACACCTCGCTGTACTCCGATGATGCGGGTGGCGTGATCCGTCAGCTCGAGGGCGACAGTGCGCATGCGCGCAAGATCGCCTCCGTGCTGCAGAAGGTCCGGCCGGACCTGGTGCTGCTCAACGAGTTCGATTTCGACGAAGCGCACCGCGCCGCCGATCTATTCCAGCAGCGCTATCTCGAGGTCGCACAGCCTGCGGGTGGCGAGCCCCTGCGCTATCCGTACCGCTACCTGGCACCGGTGAACACCGGCGTGCCGAGCGGGCTGGACCTGGACGGCAACGGCACCATCGGCGGTACCGGCCGCGACCGCGGCAACGATGCGTGGGGCTACGGCCTGCATCCCGGCCAGTACGGCATGTTGGTGTTGTCGAAGTATCCGATCGATGAAGCCCAGGTGCGCACGTTCCAGTTGCTGCGCTGGAGCACGCTGCCGGGCGCGACCAATCCCGTCGATCCGGCCAAGGGCCATGGTTTCTATCCGGATGCGACCTGGGCGCAGCTGCGCCTGTCGTCGAAATCGCACTGGGACGTACCGGTGCGCATGCCGCAGGGCACGGTGCATTTCCTGGTCTCGCATCCCACGCCGCCGGTCTTCGACGGACCGGAGGACCGCAACGGGCATCGCAACGCCGACGAGCTTCGGCTCTGGCGCGAATACCTTTCGGCCGGCGACAAGCCCTGGCTGTGCGACGACCAGGGCCGCTGCGGCGGTCTCGCCGCGGATGCGCGCTTCGTCATCGCGGGCGATCTCAACAACGACCCGGTGGATGGCGATGGCCACCACGACGCCATCCTGGAGCTGCTGGAACACCCGCGCGTGATGCGGATGGCCACGCCACGCAGCGAAGGCGGCGAGGAAACCGCATTGGCATACGCGGCGAAAGGCTTGCAGCGTCGCGGCGCGCCGGCGCATGTGACCGGCGATTTCGGTCCGCGCGCGGGCGCCATGCGCCTGGATTACGTGCTGCCCTCGACCGGCTTCGCCTTGGTCGGCAGCGGCGTGTACTGGCCGAAGAAAGCCGATCCGGACGCCGCCATCGCCGATGGCAGCGACCATCATCTCGTTTGGGTGGACCTCACGCCGTAG
- the purT gene encoding formate-dependent phosphoribosylglycinamide formyltransferase: MTTLGTPLSPHATRVLLLGSGELGKEVAIELQRLGVEVIAADRYADAPAMQVAHRSHVLDMLDPAAIRALIAQEQPHLVVPEIEAIHTETLVALEAEGAARVIPTARAARLTMDREGIRRLAAETLGLPTSPYRFVDTVEEYREAVREIGLPCVVKPVMSSSGKGQSTLRSDSDIDPAWDYAQTGGRAGAGRCIVEGFIDFEYEITLLTVRHADGTAFCAPIGHWQKDGDYRESWQPQPMSPRALERAQQIAKAVTDDLGGWGLFGVELFVKGDEVWFSEVSPRPHDTGLVTLASQELSEFALHARAILGLPIPVIRQSGPSASCAMLAHGHGVPVFGNVEGALEEPDTALRLFGKPRVEGHRRVGVTLARGEDVDVARSKARAAAAAITIELK, translated from the coding sequence ATGACCACCCTCGGCACCCCGCTGTCCCCCCATGCGACCCGCGTCCTGCTGCTGGGGTCGGGCGAGTTGGGCAAGGAGGTGGCGATCGAGCTACAGCGGCTGGGCGTGGAAGTGATCGCCGCCGACCGCTACGCCGACGCGCCGGCCATGCAGGTGGCCCATCGCTCGCATGTGCTGGACATGCTCGATCCGGCGGCGATCCGCGCCCTGATCGCGCAGGAGCAGCCGCACCTGGTCGTGCCGGAGATCGAGGCGATCCATACCGAGACGCTGGTGGCGCTGGAAGCGGAAGGCGCAGCGCGGGTCATCCCGACCGCGCGCGCCGCACGCCTGACGATGGACCGCGAAGGCATCCGCCGGCTCGCCGCTGAAACGCTCGGCTTGCCCACGTCGCCGTATCGCTTCGTCGACACGGTCGAGGAGTACCGCGAGGCCGTGCGCGAGATCGGCCTGCCTTGCGTGGTGAAGCCGGTGATGTCCTCGTCCGGCAAGGGCCAGAGCACGTTGCGCAGTGATAGCGACATCGATCCCGCATGGGACTACGCGCAGACCGGTGGCCGTGCCGGCGCCGGCCGCTGCATCGTCGAAGGCTTTATCGATTTCGAATACGAGATCACCCTGCTGACCGTGCGCCACGCCGACGGTACCGCGTTCTGCGCGCCGATCGGGCATTGGCAGAAGGACGGCGACTACCGCGAGAGCTGGCAGCCGCAACCGATGTCGCCGCGCGCGCTGGAACGCGCGCAGCAGATCGCGAAGGCGGTGACCGACGACCTGGGCGGGTGGGGCCTGTTCGGCGTGGAGCTGTTCGTGAAGGGCGACGAGGTGTGGTTCAGCGAAGTCTCGCCGCGCCCGCACGACACCGGCTTGGTTACGTTGGCGTCGCAGGAACTTTCGGAGTTCGCGCTGCACGCACGCGCCATCCTCGGCCTACCGATCCCGGTGATCCGCCAGAGCGGCCCGTCCGCGTCGTGCGCGATGCTGGCGCACGGCCACGGCGTGCCGGTGTTCGGCAACGTGGAAGGCGCGCTGGAAGAACCCGACACCGCGCTGCGCCTGTTCGGCAAGCCGCGCGTCGAAGGCCACCGCCGCGTGGGCGTGACGCTGGCGCGAGGCGAGGACGTCGATGTCGCGCGCTCGAAGGCCCGCGCCGCGGCCGCGGCCATCACCATTGAACTGAAGTGA